A window from Vigna angularis cultivar LongXiaoDou No.4 chromosome 7, ASM1680809v1, whole genome shotgun sequence encodes these proteins:
- the LOC108337011 gene encoding uncharacterized protein LOC108337011, which produces MSKVAIFFTLGLVLSFTLIHASRPNSFFENGGVSRVEIEDEICEEGAEECLRKRTLAAHLDYIYTQNAKEGQHNLIKNKIRKFSMSKQATFFTFLLLLSFNLIHASRPNPSLNTFSSLHEAEVDGEFCEEETEECLMRRTLAAHVDYIYTQKNKPKP; this is translated from the exons ATGAGTAAAGTGGCTATCTTCTTCACTTTGGGTCTTGTATTGAGCTTCACTTTAATCCATGCCTCACGTCCTAACTCTTTCTTTGAGAATGgg GGTGTTTCAAGGGTTGAGATAGAAGATGAGATCTGTGAAGAAGGGGCAGAAGAATGTTTGAGAAAAAGAACTCTAGCTGCACATCTTGATTACATCTATACTCAAAATGCTAAAGAGGGTCAACACAATT tgataaaaaataagattagaAAATTCAGCATGTCTAAACAAGccactttcttcacttttcttcttctcctaaGCTTCAACCTCATCCATGCCTCACGTCCAAACCCTTCACTCAACACTTTCTCTTCTTTGCATGAG GCAGAGGTAGACGGAGAGTTTTGCGAAGAAGAAACTGAGGAATGTTTGATGAGAAGAACACTAGCTGCGCATGTCGATTATATCTACACTCAGAAGAATAAACCCAAACCTTGA
- the LOC108337694 gene encoding uncharacterized protein LOC108337694, which yields MKRSESKLMRIIGSPIRALGKARDMYVRSITNCGQHVSYYGDPMEGAGRFSRSHSVAATSVRSEVNDEDYAELVRAASARTTLANRIHVSKVLPKSSSVGMARIDEDKAVESEGGVAFAADLYPRSRSYAVAKSKPAFETVVKVQARK from the coding sequence ATGAAGAGGAGTGAGAGCAAGCTGATGAGGATCATTGGATCGCCGATAAGAGCGCTGGGGAAAGCGAGGGACATGTACGTGCGGAGCATAACCAACTGTGGCCAGCACGTCAGCTACTACGGCGATCCCATGGAAGGTGCCGGAAGGTTCTCCAGGAGTCACAGCGTCGCCGCCACGTCGGTGAGGTCCGAGGTGAACGACGAGGATTACGCGGAGCTCGTGAGAGCCGCGTCGGCGAGAACAACCTTGGCCAACCGAATCCACGTTTCGAAAGTGTTGCCGAAGTCTAGCAGCGTCGGGATGGCGAGGATCGACGAGGATAAAGCGGTGGAGTCGGAAGGAGGCGTGGCTTTCGCCGCCGATCTGTATCCGAGGAGTAGAAGCTACGCTGTGGCCAAGAGCAAACCTGCGTTTGAAACCGTTGTGAAGGTTCAGGCTAGGAAGTAG
- the LOC108337292 gene encoding peptidyl-prolyl cis-trans isomerase FKBP62 isoform X5 has translation MVVLSSEDDFDEEPGEVIESAPPQKVGEERQLRGLKKKLLRHGHGWETPNFNDVVTVHRVGTLLDGAALGSSTWDTDQPLTFTLGNDDVPGLDRGITSMKKGEVALFTLPADDEGDVWRDSDSVVQFEVELLSWIRVVDVCKDGGVIKKIVEQGSGNDRPSDLDEVLVKYQVALVDGTVVEETPEGGVEFYVKDGHLFPILPKVIMTMTRGEKAELIVQPQYAFGETGRDSGTGLCRIPPNSVLHANIELVSFKPVINVTGDSKVLKKILKEGEGAFTANEDAHVTVSFTAMLEDGTVFEKRRTGEEQPLEFITDEAQDLRTARPSPWVPQPAPIMVVPPTSKDKGKRKSSKEKSSTSQKRSKRSSPEGPLLTGPLDPNVRVAKRVSNNLSSEENAFFKWMTSEEAADMAFELNVRAGICMAFSAGTPKETAYAEELQAAQQDLEVVLKANEDLNRQLDEAKKACATYEEGKKMAASSLTEARTTY, from the exons ATGGTGGTGCTGTCATCGGAGGATGACTTCGACGAGGAGCCCGGCGAGGTTATTGAATCAGCGCCGCCGCAGAAGGTGGGAGAAGAGAGGCAACTCAGAGGTCTCAAGAAGAAGCTTCTCAGACACGGACACGGCTGGGAAACCCCCAACTTCAACGACGTCGTAACAG TTCACCGTGTTGGGACATTGCTCGATGGAGCGGCGTTGGGTTCTTCCACTTGGGACACGGATCAACCCTTGACGTTTACTCTTGGCAATGATGATGTTCCTGGGTTGGACCGTGGGATTACGAGTATGAAGAAAGGGGAGGTGGCATTGTTCACATTACCTGCAGATGATGAAGGTGATGTTTGGCGTGATTCCGACTCTGTTGTGCAGTTTGAGGTGGAACTCCTTTCGTGGATCAGAGTAGTGGATGTGTGCAAAGATGGAGGCGTTATTAAGAAAATTGTGGAGCAGGGGAGTGGGAACGACCGCCCTTCTGATCTCGATGAAGTGCTTG TGAAGTATCAGGTGGCACTAGTTGATGGTACTGTTGTTGAAGAGACACCTGAAGGAGGAGTTGAGTTTTACGTGAAGGATG GTCATCTTTTTCCGATTTTGCCAAAAGTGATCATGACTATGACGAGGGGAGAAAAGGCCGAATTAATTGTCCAACCTCAGT ATGCCTTTGGGGAGACAGGAAGAGATTCTGGAACTGGGCTCTGTCGAATCCCTCCAAATTCAGTACTGCATGCTAATATTGAATTGGTGTCCTTCAAGCCTGTGATAAATGTTACTGGTGACTCCAAGgtgcttaaaaaaatattgaaagaagGGGAGGGTGCTTTCACAGCCAATGAGGATGCACATGTTACTg TCAGCTTCACAGCTATGCTAGAAGATGGCACGGTATTTGAGAAAAGGAGAACTGGTGAAGAACAACCCTTGGAATTCATAACTGATGAGG CCCAAGATTTGAGGACCGCTCGCCCTTCCCCCTGGGTGCCACAGCCTGCCCCCATCATGGTTGTTCCCCCAACCTCCAAAGACAAGGGGAAAAGAAAATCTTCCAAGGAGAAGTCTTCCACCTCCCAAAAAAGAAGCAAGAGGAGTTCTCCCGAAGGGCCTCTTCTAACGGGACCGCTCGACCCTAACGTCCGTGTAGCCAAGCGAGTGAGCAATAACTTGTCGAGTGAAGAGAACGCATTCTTCAAGTGGATGACTTCTGAGGAGGCTGCGGACATGGCCTTTGAGCTGAACGTGCGGGCGGGGATTTGCATGGCCTTCTCCGCAGGAACTCCTAAGGAGACCGCTTATGCCGAGGAGTTACAGGCCGCCCAACAGGATTTGGAGGTTGTCCTGAAAGCGAATGAAGATTTGAATCGCCAACTGGATGAGGCAAAGAAGGCTTGTGCGACCTATGAAGAAGGCAAGAAAATGGCTGCCTCTTCCCTTACTGAGGCCCGAACGACTTATTGA